The following are from one region of the Chanos chanos chromosome 10, fChaCha1.1, whole genome shotgun sequence genome:
- the bicc1a gene encoding protein bicaudal C homolog 1 isoform X1 has translation MAANCDPLSGYLQQSDQGSNSERSTDSPVPVSEDDYAGPIASTDPEWSEERFRVDRKKLEVMLLAASEGRTNGGEDFFQKVMDETNTQIAWPSKLKIGAKSKKDPHIKVCGKHENVKEAKERIMSVLDTKSNRVTLKMDVSHTEHSHVIGKGGNNIKRVMEETGCHIHFPDSNRNNQAEKSNQVSIAGQPAGVEAARAKIRELLPLVLMFELPALVQADPNSPTIQHISQTYNISVSFKPPSRLYGTTGLVRGSQNNAAAVKRGTAVLLDHFLGSMASTVTVSTQLDIAPQHHLFMMGRNGSNIKQISQRTGAQIHFPDPSAPSPHRKSTVYIQGSIEAVCLARQQLMGCLPLVLMFDIKEDVEVEPQCITTLMEQLDVFISVKPKPKQPSKSVIVKSVERNAGSMYEARKFLLGLENSGVSPSTNGQAPPTSPLICPVGLDILASAGLGLSTLGLLNSTGGPSLNGSSNPSSVLNGPNGPVSSLQTSSSGGHSHSPSLWTTTLSTPSTPAGFSSLMLHPVSQASLSSMLLSGVPSYTQSTPSPPPGLTPIHKQPTSGTDCTNTPCHLNGHVREQLQCSHTHIHKHIPHPGSMYSRISSSSLAESVLSPSHCDAVQETNSHSQSEPLSSKSGSDQGTMHTSTCSDTFVEVGMPRSPSHSANGSELKQMLASCKASSGKRQAVELLQGSKNSYLHSDCLLSDAEASVSEAHMADKRAPGSERAAERAAQQNCERARLQPQSSYANMQAFDYEQKKLLATKAMLKKPVVTEVRTPTNTWSGLGFSKSMPAETIKELRRANHVSYKPTISTTYEGSPLSLSRSDSREGIGNGSDSDNWRDRNGNGNGNSNGNISGLSGHTEFPTAVGSPKRKPNKSAEHYLSSSNYMDCISSMVGTNGCSLNSSFKGSDLPELFSKLGLGKYTDIFQQQEIDLQTFLTLTDPDLKELGITTFGARRKMLLAISELNKSRRKLFDPPNIRSSFLEGGASGRLARQFHVDMASVSGRW, from the exons GTTATGGATGAAACTAACACGCAGATTGCTTGGCCATCAAAGCTGAAGATTGGAGCAAAGTCCAAGAAAG aTCCACATATCAAAGTTTGTGGTAAACACGAGAACGTGAAAGAGGCTAAAGAAAGAATCATGTCAGTACTGGACACAAAG agCAACCGGGTGACCCTAAAGATGGACgtgtcacacacagagcactcacATGTCATTGGGAAGGGTGGCAACAATATCAAGAGAGTAATGGAGGAGACAGGTTGTCATATCCATTTCCCTGACTCTAATCGCAACAACCAGGCAGAGAAGAGTAACCAG gtgtCCATAGCAGGTCAGCCAGCAGGTGTGGAAGCAGCCAGAGCCAAAATAAGG gagTTGCTTCCACTGGTGTTAATGTTTGAGCTGCCTGCTCTTGTCCAGGCAGATCCCAACTCCCCTACCATACAACACATCTCCCAGACCTATAATATCTCTGTCTCATTCAAACCTCCATCCCGTCTGTATGGCACCACAGGGCTGGTTCGGGGTTCCCAGAACAATGCAGCTGCCGTCAAG AGAGGCACTGCGGTGCTGTTGGATCATTTCTTGGGCTCCATGGCCAGTACAGTGACTGTCAGCACTCAGCTGGACATCGCTCCCCAGCACCATCTCTTCATGATGGGACGAAACGGGTCCAACATCAAACAGATCAGCCAGAGAACAGGAGCCCAGATCCACTTCCCTGACCCCAGCGCACCGTCCCCACACCGCAAGTCCACTGTCTACATCCAGGGCTCTATAGAGGCCGTGTGTCTGGCCCGGCAGCAACTCATG gGTTGTCTGCCGCTGGTGTTGATGTTTGACATTAAAGAGGATGTGGAAGTTGAGCCTCAGTGTATTACAACTCTGATGGAGCAGTTAGATGTGTTCATCAGCGTCAAACCCAAACCTAAACAACCTAGCAAG TCTGTGATAGTGAAGAGTGTTGAACGGAATGCTGGAAGTATGTATGAGGCCCGGAAATTTCTACTCGGTTTAGAGAACAGCGGTGTCTCTCCTTCCACTAACGGTCAAGCCCCTCCCACGTCCCCCCTCATCTGTCCTGTCGGCCTGGACATCCTGGCCTCAGCTGGTCTGGGGCTCAGCACTCTGG GTCTTTTGAATTCGACAGGAGGTCCATCTTTAAACGGTTCATCTAATCCTAGCTCAGTTTTGAATGGGCCAAATGGACCGGTCAGCTCTTTACAGACGTCCAGTTCAGGAGGACACTCACACTCTCCTTCATTGTGGACCACTACACTCAGTACACCATCTACTCCAGCTG gTTTTTCATCTCTGATGCTGCACCCTGTGTCTCAGGCCTCTCTGAGCAGTATGTTGTTGTCTGGAGTTCCAAGTTACACCCAGAGCACCCCCTCACCTCCCCCGGGACTCACCCCCATCCACAAACAGCCCACCTCAGGCACAGactgcactaacacaccctGCCATCTCAACGGACATGTAAGAGAACAGCTACAGTGCTCACATACCCACATTCATAAACATATTCct CACCCTGGTTCAATGTATAGTCGTATCTCCTCCTCATCACTCGCTGAGTCTGTACTTAGCCCTTCCCATTGTGATGCAGTCCAGGAGACCAACagtcacagccaatcagagcctctGTCCAGCAAGTCTGGCTCAGACCAAGGTACAATGCACACATCCACat GCTCAGACACATTTGTAGAAGTGGGCATGCCCAGAAGTCCCTCACACTCAGCCAATGGAAGTGAACTGAAGCAGATGCTGGCCTCCTGTAAAGCGTCGTCAGGGAAACGGCAAGCTGTGGAGCTCCTGCAGGGCTCCAAGAACTCCTACCTGCA ttCTGACTGCCTGCTATCAGATGCTGAGGCGAGTGTGTCAGAGGCTCACATGGCAGATAAGCGGGCACCAGGCAGTGAGCGAGCAGCAGAGAGGGCAGCCCAGCAGAACTGTGAGAGAGCCAGGCTGCAACCGCAGAGCTCCTATGCCAACATgcag GCATTTGACTATGAGCAAAAGAAGCTCCTGGCAACCAAAG cCATGCTAAAGAAGCCAGTAGTGACAGAGGTGAGGACACCCACTAACACATGGAGTGGGTTGGGTTTCTCCAAGTCCATGCCTGCAGAGACCATTAAGGAGCTGCGCAGAGCAAACCATGTCTCCTACAAACCCACCATCAGTACCACATACGAG ggctctccactctctctgtcacggtCTGACAGTCGGGAGGGTATAGGCAATGGAAGTGACTCAGATAACTGGAGGGATCGAAATGGGAATGGCAATGGGAATAGCAATGGGAATATAAGTGGTCTCTCAGGACACACAGAATTCCCAACAGCAGTAGGCAGCCCCAAAAGGAAGCCAAACAAGTCTG CAGAGCACTATTTGAGCAGTAGTAACTACATGGACTGCATCTCCTCTATGGTGGGCACTAATGGCTGCTCTCTGAACTCTTCCTTTAAGGGCTCAGATCTGCCTGAGCTATTCAGTAAACTAGGCCTGGGCAAATACACGGACATCTTCCAGCAGCAGGAG ATTGATCTGCAGACctttctcacactgactgatccagaCCTGAAAGAGCTTGGCATCACCACGTTTGGAGCACGCCGGAAAATGCTGCTTGCCATCTcag AACTGAACAAGAGCCGACGGAAACTCTTTGATCCACCCAACATCCGCTCCTCATTTCTGGAGGGTGGGGCGAGTGGCCGCCTGGCCCGTCAGTTCCACGTTGACATGGCCAGCGTCAGTGGCCGGTGGTGA
- the bicc1a gene encoding protein bicaudal C homolog 1 isoform X2: MAANCDPLSGYLQQSDQGSNSERSTDSPVPVSEDDYAGPIASTDPEWSEERFRVDRKKLEVMLLAASEGRTNGGEDFFQKVMDETNTQIAWPSKLKIGAKSKKDPHIKVCGKHENVKEAKERIMSVLDTKSNRVTLKMDVSHTEHSHVIGKGGNNIKRVMEETGCHIHFPDSNRNNQAEKSNQVSIAGQPAGVEAARAKIRELLPLVLMFELPALVQADPNSPTIQHISQTYNISVSFKPPSRLYGTTGLVRGSQNNAAAVKRGTAVLLDHFLGSMASTVTVSTQLDIAPQHHLFMMGRNGSNIKQISQRTGAQIHFPDPSAPSPHRKSTVYIQGSIEAVCLARQQLMGCLPLVLMFDIKEDVEVEPQCITTLMEQLDVFISVKPKPKQPSKSVIVKSVERNAGSMYEARKFLLGLENSGVSPSTNGQAPPTSPLICPVGLDILASAGLGLSTLGLLNSTGGPSLNGSSNPSSVLNGPNGPVSSLQTSSSGGHSHSPSLWTTTLSTPSTPAGFSSLMLHPVSQASLSSMLLSGVPSYTQSTPSPPPGLTPIHKQPTSGTDCTNTPCHLNGHHPGSMYSRISSSSLAESVLSPSHCDAVQETNSHSQSEPLSSKSGSDQGSDTFVEVGMPRSPSHSANGSELKQMLASCKASSGKRQAVELLQGSKNSYLHSDCLLSDAEASVSEAHMADKRAPGSERAAERAAQQNCERARLQPQSSYANMQAFDYEQKKLLATKAMLKKPVVTEVRTPTNTWSGLGFSKSMPAETIKELRRANHVSYKPTISTTYEGSPLSLSRSDSREGIGNGSDSDNWRDRNGNGNGNSNGNISGLSGHTEFPTAVGSPKRKPNKSAEHYLSSSNYMDCISSMVGTNGCSLNSSFKGSDLPELFSKLGLGKYTDIFQQQEIDLQTFLTLTDPDLKELGITTFGARRKMLLAISELNKSRRKLFDPPNIRSSFLEGGASGRLARQFHVDMASVSGRW, translated from the exons GTTATGGATGAAACTAACACGCAGATTGCTTGGCCATCAAAGCTGAAGATTGGAGCAAAGTCCAAGAAAG aTCCACATATCAAAGTTTGTGGTAAACACGAGAACGTGAAAGAGGCTAAAGAAAGAATCATGTCAGTACTGGACACAAAG agCAACCGGGTGACCCTAAAGATGGACgtgtcacacacagagcactcacATGTCATTGGGAAGGGTGGCAACAATATCAAGAGAGTAATGGAGGAGACAGGTTGTCATATCCATTTCCCTGACTCTAATCGCAACAACCAGGCAGAGAAGAGTAACCAG gtgtCCATAGCAGGTCAGCCAGCAGGTGTGGAAGCAGCCAGAGCCAAAATAAGG gagTTGCTTCCACTGGTGTTAATGTTTGAGCTGCCTGCTCTTGTCCAGGCAGATCCCAACTCCCCTACCATACAACACATCTCCCAGACCTATAATATCTCTGTCTCATTCAAACCTCCATCCCGTCTGTATGGCACCACAGGGCTGGTTCGGGGTTCCCAGAACAATGCAGCTGCCGTCAAG AGAGGCACTGCGGTGCTGTTGGATCATTTCTTGGGCTCCATGGCCAGTACAGTGACTGTCAGCACTCAGCTGGACATCGCTCCCCAGCACCATCTCTTCATGATGGGACGAAACGGGTCCAACATCAAACAGATCAGCCAGAGAACAGGAGCCCAGATCCACTTCCCTGACCCCAGCGCACCGTCCCCACACCGCAAGTCCACTGTCTACATCCAGGGCTCTATAGAGGCCGTGTGTCTGGCCCGGCAGCAACTCATG gGTTGTCTGCCGCTGGTGTTGATGTTTGACATTAAAGAGGATGTGGAAGTTGAGCCTCAGTGTATTACAACTCTGATGGAGCAGTTAGATGTGTTCATCAGCGTCAAACCCAAACCTAAACAACCTAGCAAG TCTGTGATAGTGAAGAGTGTTGAACGGAATGCTGGAAGTATGTATGAGGCCCGGAAATTTCTACTCGGTTTAGAGAACAGCGGTGTCTCTCCTTCCACTAACGGTCAAGCCCCTCCCACGTCCCCCCTCATCTGTCCTGTCGGCCTGGACATCCTGGCCTCAGCTGGTCTGGGGCTCAGCACTCTGG GTCTTTTGAATTCGACAGGAGGTCCATCTTTAAACGGTTCATCTAATCCTAGCTCAGTTTTGAATGGGCCAAATGGACCGGTCAGCTCTTTACAGACGTCCAGTTCAGGAGGACACTCACACTCTCCTTCATTGTGGACCACTACACTCAGTACACCATCTACTCCAGCTG gTTTTTCATCTCTGATGCTGCACCCTGTGTCTCAGGCCTCTCTGAGCAGTATGTTGTTGTCTGGAGTTCCAAGTTACACCCAGAGCACCCCCTCACCTCCCCCGGGACTCACCCCCATCCACAAACAGCCCACCTCAGGCACAGactgcactaacacaccctGCCATCTCAACGGACAT CACCCTGGTTCAATGTATAGTCGTATCTCCTCCTCATCACTCGCTGAGTCTGTACTTAGCCCTTCCCATTGTGATGCAGTCCAGGAGACCAACagtcacagccaatcagagcctctGTCCAGCAAGTCTGGCTCAGACCAAG GCTCAGACACATTTGTAGAAGTGGGCATGCCCAGAAGTCCCTCACACTCAGCCAATGGAAGTGAACTGAAGCAGATGCTGGCCTCCTGTAAAGCGTCGTCAGGGAAACGGCAAGCTGTGGAGCTCCTGCAGGGCTCCAAGAACTCCTACCTGCA ttCTGACTGCCTGCTATCAGATGCTGAGGCGAGTGTGTCAGAGGCTCACATGGCAGATAAGCGGGCACCAGGCAGTGAGCGAGCAGCAGAGAGGGCAGCCCAGCAGAACTGTGAGAGAGCCAGGCTGCAACCGCAGAGCTCCTATGCCAACATgcag GCATTTGACTATGAGCAAAAGAAGCTCCTGGCAACCAAAG cCATGCTAAAGAAGCCAGTAGTGACAGAGGTGAGGACACCCACTAACACATGGAGTGGGTTGGGTTTCTCCAAGTCCATGCCTGCAGAGACCATTAAGGAGCTGCGCAGAGCAAACCATGTCTCCTACAAACCCACCATCAGTACCACATACGAG ggctctccactctctctgtcacggtCTGACAGTCGGGAGGGTATAGGCAATGGAAGTGACTCAGATAACTGGAGGGATCGAAATGGGAATGGCAATGGGAATAGCAATGGGAATATAAGTGGTCTCTCAGGACACACAGAATTCCCAACAGCAGTAGGCAGCCCCAAAAGGAAGCCAAACAAGTCTG CAGAGCACTATTTGAGCAGTAGTAACTACATGGACTGCATCTCCTCTATGGTGGGCACTAATGGCTGCTCTCTGAACTCTTCCTTTAAGGGCTCAGATCTGCCTGAGCTATTCAGTAAACTAGGCCTGGGCAAATACACGGACATCTTCCAGCAGCAGGAG ATTGATCTGCAGACctttctcacactgactgatccagaCCTGAAAGAGCTTGGCATCACCACGTTTGGAGCACGCCGGAAAATGCTGCTTGCCATCTcag AACTGAACAAGAGCCGACGGAAACTCTTTGATCCACCCAACATCCGCTCCTCATTTCTGGAGGGTGGGGCGAGTGGCCGCCTGGCCCGTCAGTTCCACGTTGACATGGCCAGCGTCAGTGGCCGGTGGTGA